One genomic segment of Hippoglossus hippoglossus isolate fHipHip1 chromosome 22, fHipHip1.pri, whole genome shotgun sequence includes these proteins:
- the evla gene encoding enah/Vasp-like a isoform X2, protein MSEQSICQARASVMVYDDASKKWVPIKPGQQGFSRINIYHNTANNTFRVVGVKLQDQQVVINYSIVKGLKYNQATPTFHQWRDARQVYGLNFASKEEATTFSNAMLFALNVLSSPDGGGPVVQRQNGPSSEESEAQRRMMEQHQMQAHKERERRTSGSVVSTLQYKVSTPVTHPDTPPEYRQYRASTLPPSYVRVASSPPTSVSSPSQEREAGAARDKAQLSSQLSTSLASAFSPVQAGVTTLGRQVRQIPLSPPSAARHLHLQQQQQDFMLPPKHGTWSASHLQQMYAQLPPSCSPPIMMAMPVKQSLPPQPVLPVAHPLPPVSTRMKPPPRDPGTMTGPHQQYPQYQPQPHSNGQPDDHYSPHSQHLPLTPQLCEAVPLPPLIGQPAPGPAPSHQPQYPSTFHPQQHQQLQQQQQLPPQQQVYHHQTQPLTTTSSSSSSPPSYTAMSDGGSPKKTPSPIPQQTPMAISSPPVSAGMLSVAPPPSAVPPPIAGPPAPPPPPGPPPPMAVPPPMPPPLPTGGGPPGGPPGGQLTPSGLAAALAGAKLRKVHREESSPPGSGAKSDSNRSSGGSGGGGEGLMQEMNALLARRRKASEKPDEDDSSGRGPGQNSTDAVKKPWERSNSAEKSSLVSRVRPIGSTSESDTEFDRMKQEILDEVVRELHKVKDEIINAIRQEIGRISTS, encoded by the exons TGAACAGAGTATCTGCCAGGCGCGGGCCTCGGTCATGGTCTACGATGATGCCAGTAAGAAGTGGGTGCCCATTAAGCCCGGGCAGCAGGGCTTCAGTCGCATCAACATCTACCACAACACTGCCAACAACACCTTCCGAGTGGTGGGCGTCAAACTGCAGGACCAGCAG GTGGTGATCAACTACTCCATAGTGAAGGGCCTGAAGTACAATCAGGCCACTCCGACCTTCCATCAGTGGCGTGACGCTCGCCAGGTCTATGGGCTGAACTTTGCCAGTAAGGAGGAGGCCACCACCTTCTCCAACGCCATGCTGTTCGCCCTCAATGTCCTCAGCTCACCTGACGGCGGAG GTCCAGTCGTCCAGCGCCAAAATGGGCCGTCCTCAGAGGAGAGTGAGGCACAGAGGAG GATGATGGAGCAACATCAGATGCAGGCGCACAAGGAGAGGGAGCGACGGACATCAGGATCAG TCGTTTCCACTCTCCAATATAAAGTCTCCACTCCTGTCACTCACCCAGACACACCTCCCGAGTACAGACAGTACAGAGCTAGCACACTGCCACCCTCCTATGTCCGCGTggcctcctcccctcccacctcggtctcctctccgtctcaggagagagaggcaggggcTGCTAGGGACAAGGCCCAGCTCTCCTCCCAGCTCTCCACCTCCCTCGCCTCAGCTTTTTCCCCAGTCCAGGCAGGAGTGACCACGCTGGGCCGACAGGTCCGTCAGATccccctttctcctccctccgCAGCccgccacctccacctccaacagcagcaacaagacTTCATGCTCCCCCCTAAACACGGCACCTGGTCCGCCTCTCATTTACAGCAAATGTACGCCCAGTTGCCCCCCTCCTGCTCCCCTCCAATCATGATGGCCATGCCTGTGAAGCAGAGCTTGCCCCCACAGCCCGTTCTCCCGGTGGCTCACCCACTCCCGCCCGTGAGCACCAGGATGAAGCCCCCACCTCGTGACCCGGGCACGATGACGGGCCCTCACCAACAGTACCCCCAGTACCAGCCCCAGCCTCACTCCAACGGCCAGCCAGACGACCATTACTCCCCTCACTCTCAGCATCTGCCACTCACCCCTCAGCTCTGTGAGGCCGTCCCCCTGCCTCCTCTGATAGGTCAGCCAGCCCCAGGCCCTGCCCCCAGCCACCAGCCCCAGTATCCATCCACCTTCCACCCTCAGCAGCACcagcaactacaacaacaacaacaactaccaccGCAGCAGCAGGTGTACCACCATCAGACCCAGcccctcaccaccacctcctcctcctcctcctcacccccctctTACACTGCAATGTCTGACGGGGGCTCGCCCAAGAAGACCCCCTCCCCCATCCCCCAGCAGACCCCCATGGCCATCAGCA GCCCCCCTGTCTCTGCAGGTATGCTTTCTGTGGCGCCCCCTCCTTCTGCAGTTCCACCACCCATTGCTGGCCCTCCagcacccccccctccaccgGGTCCACCGCCCCCGATGGCAGTGCCCCCACCCATGCCCCCTCCGCTGCCCACTGGTGGAGGGCCTCCTGGGGGGCCGCCCGGGGGCCAGCTGACACCCTCAGGACTGGCTGCAGCCTTGGCTGGAGCCAAACTACGTAAAGTACATAGG GAGGAAAGCAGTCCACCTGGGTCTGGAGCAAAAAGTGACTCCAACCGGTCTAGTGGtggcagtggtggtggtggggagggtCTGATGCAGGAGATGAATGCCTTACTAGCTCGCAG ACGGAAAGCTTCAGAGAAACCTGATGaa GATGACTCCAGTGGTCGGGGGCCTGGTCAGAACTCAACAG ATGCTGTGAAGAAGCCATGGGAACGATCCAACTCTGCAGAAAAGTCCTCACTGGTGTCCAG ggtgAGACCCATTGGCAGCACGAGTGAATCAGACACAGAGTTTGACAGGATGAAACAG GAAATCTTGGACGAAGTTGTACGCGAATTGCATAAGGTGAAAGACGAAATCATAAATG CCATCAGACAAGAAATCGGCAGAATCAGTACGTCCTAA
- the evla gene encoding enah/Vasp-like a isoform X1: MYSLDDFGEQSICQARASVMVYDDASKKWVPIKPGQQGFSRINIYHNTANNTFRVVGVKLQDQQVVINYSIVKGLKYNQATPTFHQWRDARQVYGLNFASKEEATTFSNAMLFALNVLSSPDGGGPVVQRQNGPSSEESEAQRRMMEQHQMQAHKERERRTSGSVVSTLQYKVSTPVTHPDTPPEYRQYRASTLPPSYVRVASSPPTSVSSPSQEREAGAARDKAQLSSQLSTSLASAFSPVQAGVTTLGRQVRQIPLSPPSAARHLHLQQQQQDFMLPPKHGTWSASHLQQMYAQLPPSCSPPIMMAMPVKQSLPPQPVLPVAHPLPPVSTRMKPPPRDPGTMTGPHQQYPQYQPQPHSNGQPDDHYSPHSQHLPLTPQLCEAVPLPPLIGQPAPGPAPSHQPQYPSTFHPQQHQQLQQQQQLPPQQQVYHHQTQPLTTTSSSSSSPPSYTAMSDGGSPKKTPSPIPQQTPMAISSPPVSAGMLSVAPPPSAVPPPIAGPPAPPPPPGPPPPMAVPPPMPPPLPTGGGPPGGPPGGQLTPSGLAAALAGAKLRKVHREESSPPGSGAKSDSNRSSGGSGGGGEGLMQEMNALLARRRKASEKPDEDDSSGRGPGQNSTDAVKKPWERSNSAEKSSLVSRVRPIGSTSESDTEFDRMKQEILDEVVRELHKVKDEIINAIRQEIGRISTS, encoded by the exons TGAACAGAGTATCTGCCAGGCGCGGGCCTCGGTCATGGTCTACGATGATGCCAGTAAGAAGTGGGTGCCCATTAAGCCCGGGCAGCAGGGCTTCAGTCGCATCAACATCTACCACAACACTGCCAACAACACCTTCCGAGTGGTGGGCGTCAAACTGCAGGACCAGCAG GTGGTGATCAACTACTCCATAGTGAAGGGCCTGAAGTACAATCAGGCCACTCCGACCTTCCATCAGTGGCGTGACGCTCGCCAGGTCTATGGGCTGAACTTTGCCAGTAAGGAGGAGGCCACCACCTTCTCCAACGCCATGCTGTTCGCCCTCAATGTCCTCAGCTCACCTGACGGCGGAG GTCCAGTCGTCCAGCGCCAAAATGGGCCGTCCTCAGAGGAGAGTGAGGCACAGAGGAG GATGATGGAGCAACATCAGATGCAGGCGCACAAGGAGAGGGAGCGACGGACATCAGGATCAG TCGTTTCCACTCTCCAATATAAAGTCTCCACTCCTGTCACTCACCCAGACACACCTCCCGAGTACAGACAGTACAGAGCTAGCACACTGCCACCCTCCTATGTCCGCGTggcctcctcccctcccacctcggtctcctctccgtctcaggagagagaggcaggggcTGCTAGGGACAAGGCCCAGCTCTCCTCCCAGCTCTCCACCTCCCTCGCCTCAGCTTTTTCCCCAGTCCAGGCAGGAGTGACCACGCTGGGCCGACAGGTCCGTCAGATccccctttctcctccctccgCAGCccgccacctccacctccaacagcagcaacaagacTTCATGCTCCCCCCTAAACACGGCACCTGGTCCGCCTCTCATTTACAGCAAATGTACGCCCAGTTGCCCCCCTCCTGCTCCCCTCCAATCATGATGGCCATGCCTGTGAAGCAGAGCTTGCCCCCACAGCCCGTTCTCCCGGTGGCTCACCCACTCCCGCCCGTGAGCACCAGGATGAAGCCCCCACCTCGTGACCCGGGCACGATGACGGGCCCTCACCAACAGTACCCCCAGTACCAGCCCCAGCCTCACTCCAACGGCCAGCCAGACGACCATTACTCCCCTCACTCTCAGCATCTGCCACTCACCCCTCAGCTCTGTGAGGCCGTCCCCCTGCCTCCTCTGATAGGTCAGCCAGCCCCAGGCCCTGCCCCCAGCCACCAGCCCCAGTATCCATCCACCTTCCACCCTCAGCAGCACcagcaactacaacaacaacaacaactaccaccGCAGCAGCAGGTGTACCACCATCAGACCCAGcccctcaccaccacctcctcctcctcctcctcacccccctctTACACTGCAATGTCTGACGGGGGCTCGCCCAAGAAGACCCCCTCCCCCATCCCCCAGCAGACCCCCATGGCCATCAGCA GCCCCCCTGTCTCTGCAGGTATGCTTTCTGTGGCGCCCCCTCCTTCTGCAGTTCCACCACCCATTGCTGGCCCTCCagcacccccccctccaccgGGTCCACCGCCCCCGATGGCAGTGCCCCCACCCATGCCCCCTCCGCTGCCCACTGGTGGAGGGCCTCCTGGGGGGCCGCCCGGGGGCCAGCTGACACCCTCAGGACTGGCTGCAGCCTTGGCTGGAGCCAAACTACGTAAAGTACATAGG GAGGAAAGCAGTCCACCTGGGTCTGGAGCAAAAAGTGACTCCAACCGGTCTAGTGGtggcagtggtggtggtggggagggtCTGATGCAGGAGATGAATGCCTTACTAGCTCGCAG ACGGAAAGCTTCAGAGAAACCTGATGaa GATGACTCCAGTGGTCGGGGGCCTGGTCAGAACTCAACAG ATGCTGTGAAGAAGCCATGGGAACGATCCAACTCTGCAGAAAAGTCCTCACTGGTGTCCAG ggtgAGACCCATTGGCAGCACGAGTGAATCAGACACAGAGTTTGACAGGATGAAACAG GAAATCTTGGACGAAGTTGTACGCGAATTGCATAAGGTGAAAGACGAAATCATAAATG CCATCAGACAAGAAATCGGCAGAATCAGTACGTCCTAA
- the evla gene encoding enah/Vasp-like a isoform X3 gives MVYDDASKKWVPIKPGQQGFSRINIYHNTANNTFRVVGVKLQDQQVVINYSIVKGLKYNQATPTFHQWRDARQVYGLNFASKEEATTFSNAMLFALNVLSSPDGGGPVVQRQNGPSSEESEAQRRMMEQHQMQAHKERERRTSGSVVSTLQYKVSTPVTHPDTPPEYRQYRASTLPPSYVRVASSPPTSVSSPSQEREAGAARDKAQLSSQLSTSLASAFSPVQAGVTTLGRQVRQIPLSPPSAARHLHLQQQQQDFMLPPKHGTWSASHLQQMYAQLPPSCSPPIMMAMPVKQSLPPQPVLPVAHPLPPVSTRMKPPPRDPGTMTGPHQQYPQYQPQPHSNGQPDDHYSPHSQHLPLTPQLCEAVPLPPLIGQPAPGPAPSHQPQYPSTFHPQQHQQLQQQQQLPPQQQVYHHQTQPLTTTSSSSSSPPSYTAMSDGGSPKKTPSPIPQQTPMAISSPPVSAGMLSVAPPPSAVPPPIAGPPAPPPPPGPPPPMAVPPPMPPPLPTGGGPPGGPPGGQLTPSGLAAALAGAKLRKVHREESSPPGSGAKSDSNRSSGGSGGGGEGLMQEMNALLARRRKASEKPDEDDSSGRGPGQNSTDAVKKPWERSNSAEKSSLVSRVRPIGSTSESDTEFDRMKQEILDEVVRELHKVKDEIINAIRQEIGRISTS, from the exons ATGGTCTACGATGATGCCAGTAAGAAGTGGGTGCCCATTAAGCCCGGGCAGCAGGGCTTCAGTCGCATCAACATCTACCACAACACTGCCAACAACACCTTCCGAGTGGTGGGCGTCAAACTGCAGGACCAGCAG GTGGTGATCAACTACTCCATAGTGAAGGGCCTGAAGTACAATCAGGCCACTCCGACCTTCCATCAGTGGCGTGACGCTCGCCAGGTCTATGGGCTGAACTTTGCCAGTAAGGAGGAGGCCACCACCTTCTCCAACGCCATGCTGTTCGCCCTCAATGTCCTCAGCTCACCTGACGGCGGAG GTCCAGTCGTCCAGCGCCAAAATGGGCCGTCCTCAGAGGAGAGTGAGGCACAGAGGAG GATGATGGAGCAACATCAGATGCAGGCGCACAAGGAGAGGGAGCGACGGACATCAGGATCAG TCGTTTCCACTCTCCAATATAAAGTCTCCACTCCTGTCACTCACCCAGACACACCTCCCGAGTACAGACAGTACAGAGCTAGCACACTGCCACCCTCCTATGTCCGCGTggcctcctcccctcccacctcggtctcctctccgtctcaggagagagaggcaggggcTGCTAGGGACAAGGCCCAGCTCTCCTCCCAGCTCTCCACCTCCCTCGCCTCAGCTTTTTCCCCAGTCCAGGCAGGAGTGACCACGCTGGGCCGACAGGTCCGTCAGATccccctttctcctccctccgCAGCccgccacctccacctccaacagcagcaacaagacTTCATGCTCCCCCCTAAACACGGCACCTGGTCCGCCTCTCATTTACAGCAAATGTACGCCCAGTTGCCCCCCTCCTGCTCCCCTCCAATCATGATGGCCATGCCTGTGAAGCAGAGCTTGCCCCCACAGCCCGTTCTCCCGGTGGCTCACCCACTCCCGCCCGTGAGCACCAGGATGAAGCCCCCACCTCGTGACCCGGGCACGATGACGGGCCCTCACCAACAGTACCCCCAGTACCAGCCCCAGCCTCACTCCAACGGCCAGCCAGACGACCATTACTCCCCTCACTCTCAGCATCTGCCACTCACCCCTCAGCTCTGTGAGGCCGTCCCCCTGCCTCCTCTGATAGGTCAGCCAGCCCCAGGCCCTGCCCCCAGCCACCAGCCCCAGTATCCATCCACCTTCCACCCTCAGCAGCACcagcaactacaacaacaacaacaactaccaccGCAGCAGCAGGTGTACCACCATCAGACCCAGcccctcaccaccacctcctcctcctcctcctcacccccctctTACACTGCAATGTCTGACGGGGGCTCGCCCAAGAAGACCCCCTCCCCCATCCCCCAGCAGACCCCCATGGCCATCAGCA GCCCCCCTGTCTCTGCAGGTATGCTTTCTGTGGCGCCCCCTCCTTCTGCAGTTCCACCACCCATTGCTGGCCCTCCagcacccccccctccaccgGGTCCACCGCCCCCGATGGCAGTGCCCCCACCCATGCCCCCTCCGCTGCCCACTGGTGGAGGGCCTCCTGGGGGGCCGCCCGGGGGCCAGCTGACACCCTCAGGACTGGCTGCAGCCTTGGCTGGAGCCAAACTACGTAAAGTACATAGG GAGGAAAGCAGTCCACCTGGGTCTGGAGCAAAAAGTGACTCCAACCGGTCTAGTGGtggcagtggtggtggtggggagggtCTGATGCAGGAGATGAATGCCTTACTAGCTCGCAG ACGGAAAGCTTCAGAGAAACCTGATGaa GATGACTCCAGTGGTCGGGGGCCTGGTCAGAACTCAACAG ATGCTGTGAAGAAGCCATGGGAACGATCCAACTCTGCAGAAAAGTCCTCACTGGTGTCCAG ggtgAGACCCATTGGCAGCACGAGTGAATCAGACACAGAGTTTGACAGGATGAAACAG GAAATCTTGGACGAAGTTGTACGCGAATTGCATAAGGTGAAAGACGAAATCATAAATG CCATCAGACAAGAAATCGGCAGAATCAGTACGTCCTAA
- the degs2 gene encoding sphingolipid delta(4)-desaturase/C4-monooxygenase DES2, translating into MGKTGGRGDFEWVYNDQPHTSRRKEILAKYPEIKSLMGPDPQLKWVVSGMVLTQLLACYLVHTLSWKWIFFWAYAFGGCINHSLTLAIHDISHNVAFGNKLAKWNRWFAMWANLPIGLPYSASFKKYHIDHHRYLGGDQLDVDIPTDLEGWFFCTPARKVVWLFLQPLFYALRPLVVNPKPVGQLEIQNAVVQLVTDLIIYYLWGVKPIVYLIAGSILGMGLHPFSGHFIAEHYMFLKGHETYSYYGALNLITFNVGYHMEHHDFPSIPGSKLPQVKSIAAEYYDCLPQHTSWTRVLWDFVFDDSIGPYARIKREYKLSKQG; encoded by the exons ATGGGGAAGACAGGTGGAAGAGGGGACTTTGAATGGGTCTACAACGATCAGCCGCACACGTCCAGGAGAAAAGAGATACTGG CCAAATATCCAGAGATCAAGTCCCTGATGGGTCCGGACCCCCAGCTGAAGTGGGTAGTATCAGGCATGGTCCTAACCCAGCTCCTGGCCTGCTACCTGGTCCACACCCTGTCCTGGAAGTGGATCTTCTTCTGGGCTTACGCCTTCGGGGGCTGCATCAACCACTCCCTGACTCTAGCCATCCACGACATCTCTCACAATGTGGCCTTCGGCAACAAGCTGGCCAAGTGGAACCGCTGGTTCGCCATGTGGGCCAACCTGCCCATCGGCCTGCCCTACTCCGCCTCCTTCAAGAAGTATCACATCGACCACCACCGCTATCTGGGAGGCGACCAGCTGGACGTGGACATCCCCACGGACTTAGAGGGATGGTTCTTCTGCACCCCGGCCAGGAAGGTTGTGTGGCTCTTCCTCCAGCCGCTTTTTTACGCCCTGCGACCGTTGGTGGTCAATCCTAAACCAGTGGGTCAGCTGGAGATCCAGAACGCGGTGGTCCAGCTCGTGACAGATTtaatcatctattatctatggGGGGTGAAGCCCATCGTTTACCTCATTGCAGGATCCATCCTGGGTATGGGACTGCATCCATTCTCTGGACATTTCATAGCTGAGCATTACATGTTCCTGAAGGGACACGAGACCTATTCCTACTATGGAGCACTGAATTTGATCACCTTCAATGTGGGCTATCACATGGAGCACCATGACTTCCCCAGCATACCTGGCAGTAAACTACCTCAG GTCAAGAGCATCGCTGCAGAGTATTACGACTGCCTGCCTCAACACACTTCCTGGACCCGGGTATTATGGGACTTTGTGTTCGATGACAGCATCGGCCCCTACGCCAGAATCAAGCGGGAGTACAAGCTGAGCAAGCAGGGGTAG